The Prevotella sp. oral taxon 299 str. F0039 genome has a segment encoding these proteins:
- a CDS encoding RagB/SusD family nutrient uptake outer membrane protein: MKINIKHIIVPLVTGCITLFTSCSDFLTEESSTALSEKKIYSNLQYAELNLESIYTQWRNNCFKDEHVWMFLIATDEIQSGAYQALKSGAQRAAMETFDANLNSQHERITNEWNNRWPCVTSAAKIIHALNNNSLQTNKEQAKIYGEASFLRGCVDYQLAMYWGRIPTIDMGKTEQLGYGRQSLKDTWQFIINDFQEAAKYCPETQKPGRATRWAALTMLGKALMSAPEETGLRDFAKAQECFDEIIKSGKFRLNEDFADLWDYNKQNTPESIFEFQFKNASPDNNQIQFQIGSRAAQSKFTDACYFAGYDHAVPTKYAYSTKADGGVWEDGDLRMAESIRTDFTWFNGETPTLQGLEWEGLGNDYDELLPHIKKYEDFRTDSHSGLGVNNMWHSGKNIPWLRYADVLLLNAECLNELGRTTEAINLINTTIRKRAWGGSLPADKQWTAMSKEEFRTQIMDERMRELFGEQWRRIDLVRTGNFEKLVKQRNEWSKRFATIHSYNTILPIPLTELQQNPDMKETDQNEGYK; encoded by the coding sequence ATGAAAATTAATATAAAACACATTATAGTGCCACTAGTTACAGGTTGTATCACTCTTTTTACATCTTGTTCAGATTTTCTTACTGAAGAAAGTTCTACGGCTTTATCTGAAAAAAAGATTTATTCTAATCTCCAATATGCAGAACTTAACCTTGAAAGTATCTACACTCAATGGCGCAACAACTGCTTTAAAGACGAGCATGTGTGGATGTTCCTCATTGCAACCGACGAGATACAGAGCGGTGCTTATCAAGCTTTAAAGTCGGGTGCACAACGTGCTGCGATGGAAACTTTCGACGCAAACCTTAACAGTCAGCACGAAAGAATCACCAATGAGTGGAACAATCGCTGGCCATGCGTTACTTCTGCGGCTAAAATTATTCACGCATTGAATAACAATAGCTTACAAACCAACAAAGAGCAAGCAAAGATTTATGGCGAAGCATCATTCTTACGTGGTTGTGTAGACTATCAGTTGGCGATGTATTGGGGACGTATTCCAACCATAGACATGGGCAAAACAGAGCAATTAGGCTATGGACGTCAGTCGCTTAAAGACACATGGCAGTTTATAATTAACGACTTCCAAGAAGCTGCTAAGTATTGTCCTGAAACCCAAAAGCCTGGTCGTGCCACTCGATGGGCAGCCCTTACCATGCTTGGAAAGGCACTTATGTCGGCTCCTGAAGAAACTGGTTTGCGTGATTTTGCAAAGGCTCAAGAATGCTTTGATGAAATTATTAAGTCTGGAAAATTTAGACTTAATGAAGACTTTGCAGACCTTTGGGACTACAACAAGCAAAATACACCAGAGTCTATCTTTGAGTTTCAATTCAAAAATGCCTCTCCCGACAACAATCAAATACAGTTCCAAATAGGTAGTCGTGCTGCACAAAGCAAGTTTACAGATGCTTGTTACTTTGCAGGATACGACCATGCTGTACCCACTAAATATGCTTATTCAACCAAAGCAGATGGTGGTGTTTGGGAAGATGGCGACCTTAGAATGGCCGAAAGCATACGTACCGACTTCACTTGGTTTAATGGTGAGACTCCAACTCTTCAAGGATTGGAATGGGAAGGACTTGGAAACGACTACGATGAGCTACTTCCTCACATAAAGAAGTATGAAGATTTCCGCACAGATAGCCATTCTGGACTTGGTGTTAACAACATGTGGCACTCTGGAAAGAATATTCCTTGGTTGCGTTATGCAGACGTATTACTTCTCAATGCCGAATGTTTAAACGAGCTTGGCCGCACAACTGAAGCCATTAACCTCATCAACACAACCATCAGAAAACGTGCTTGGGGTGGCTCTTTGCCTGCAGATAAGCAATGGACAGCAATGAGTAAGGAAGAATTCCGTACACAAATAATGGACGAACGCATGCGTGAACTCTTCGGAGAGCAATGGAGACGTATCGATTTAGTGCGTACAGGAAACTTTGAAAAGCTTGTAAAACAACGCAACGAGTGGTCGAAACGTTTCGCAACCATACATTCTTACAACACCATTCTTCCTATTCCTCTCACTGAATTACAACAAAATCCAGACATGAAAGAGACCGATCAGAACGAAGGATACAAATAA
- a CDS encoding TonB-dependent receptor, translating to MKTKSFFILTLLGWLSVATAMAQELIVKGLVTDNAQEPLVGIIVKSKIQSVVTNANGRFEVKANENDVLTFSGIGYVTATRKVNSTNEMTVVLAEKNENIDEVIVVGTAMKRSDLTGSLSTVNSQTLNQKPATSINEALQGRVAGVFITPGQSPSDGAGIKIRGTNTINSGSNPIYVVDGMVMSDAFNFFNSINPNDVEEIQVLKDASATALYGSRGANGVVVITTKKAKQGKGQISYDGWIGVTTMGHRPATMNTQQLYDLRLEAFANGYMYNNPTADRQSYIDNVLLKNNMAFAEEELAGYNSGKTYNWLDRVSQTGIKQNHTLSFSKATEGTNLYVSLNTTNTKGVILNTHQKSYTGRVNADASINQWVKIGTNTSFTYTEDNVPSDNVFNKSLWANPMIDYAPYEADATRHLKDYRTLYWRAHTEQNNNDFNPFNSLEISQDRQRNYLTSVNYININPFKGFNIRSTFSLNHTTQAWFEYIPTGIQETERNNNGDAFSKHERWSTTTWQWDNSLSYVTMWDKHQLNAILGTSTSRTINNYTLAGGSRFASNDLTYHKLSGAANLEKRLIDSDFANSSLVSFISRVNYDYDNRYFATFTARYDGSSKFGTGHKWGLMPSFSLAWNMAGEQFMQPYSSWLNKLKIRAGYGVTGNQDIENYAYLTLYYPQISNGVASYRTSGRRGTPGITWEKQRQTNFGLDIAMWNNRLSMSVDAFFITNDDLLMNHSLNRTSGYTNTWENIGTMTNRGLEFTVNATPIQTKDWQWNVGANLSLDRNKITRLYGGVKEILNDTYREGNIFLNKPLHTIYTYRTGGIANESNRSQWEGVNYNGKTVALGDLFPADINNDKVIDQKDREIVGTTTPKFYGGFSTDITWKGLTLNTVFNYSVGAKRISSYYESLINSTGVSSASTDLLDRWTPQNTGAKFPRVIDNVTLFNRVSPSDLDFSIQNASYLRLSTLSLSYQVPRSILSSIKVNSLKVYFTASNLFCITPYKGFDPELGDSKYPPTKMFVFGLNFSL from the coding sequence ATGAAGACAAAATCATTTTTTATTCTGACACTTTTAGGATGGCTTTCGGTTGCTACTGCAATGGCACAAGAACTGATCGTGAAAGGACTTGTTACTGATAATGCCCAAGAACCACTTGTTGGTATTATTGTAAAAAGCAAAATTCAGTCGGTGGTAACCAACGCTAATGGTCGCTTTGAAGTCAAAGCAAACGAAAACGACGTCCTGACTTTCTCGGGCATTGGATATGTTACAGCAACTCGAAAGGTGAACTCTACCAATGAGATGACTGTGGTATTAGCTGAGAAAAACGAAAACATCGACGAGGTAATCGTGGTAGGAACAGCGATGAAACGTAGCGATCTTACGGGTTCATTGTCTACAGTAAACTCTCAAACACTTAATCAAAAGCCTGCAACTTCTATCAATGAAGCTCTACAAGGACGTGTTGCAGGTGTATTTATCACACCAGGCCAAAGCCCATCTGATGGTGCTGGCATCAAAATTCGTGGTACTAACACCATTAACTCAGGCAGTAATCCTATCTATGTAGTTGATGGTATGGTGATGAGCGATGCCTTTAACTTCTTTAACTCTATCAATCCAAACGATGTTGAGGAGATTCAAGTACTTAAAGACGCATCTGCTACTGCCCTATATGGCTCTCGTGGAGCTAATGGTGTAGTGGTTATCACAACTAAAAAGGCAAAACAAGGTAAAGGACAAATATCTTATGATGGTTGGATTGGCGTGACTACAATGGGTCATCGTCCTGCAACAATGAACACACAACAGCTTTACGACTTGAGGCTTGAGGCGTTTGCGAACGGCTATATGTATAACAATCCAACAGCAGACCGCCAGTCTTATATAGATAATGTATTACTAAAGAACAACATGGCCTTTGCAGAAGAAGAGCTTGCAGGCTACAATTCGGGTAAAACTTATAACTGGCTCGATCGTGTTTCGCAAACAGGTATCAAGCAAAACCACACTCTTAGCTTCTCTAAAGCTACCGAAGGCACCAACCTTTATGTTAGCTTAAACACTACCAACACAAAGGGTGTTATTCTTAATACACACCAAAAAAGCTACACAGGTCGTGTTAATGCTGACGCAAGCATTAATCAATGGGTGAAGATTGGCACTAATACTTCTTTCACATACACTGAAGATAACGTTCCTTCTGATAACGTATTCAACAAGTCTTTATGGGCAAACCCCATGATTGATTATGCTCCTTATGAAGCAGATGCAACTCGCCACTTAAAGGATTACAGAACACTTTACTGGAGAGCACATACTGAACAGAACAATAACGACTTCAATCCGTTCAACTCATTGGAGATTTCTCAAGACAGACAACGCAACTATTTGACTTCAGTTAACTACATCAACATCAATCCTTTCAAGGGTTTCAACATACGTTCGACCTTCTCTTTGAATCACACTACACAGGCTTGGTTTGAATATATACCAACAGGTATTCAAGAAACTGAACGTAACAACAACGGAGATGCATTTTCTAAACACGAGCGTTGGAGCACCACAACATGGCAATGGGATAACTCTTTGAGCTATGTTACAATGTGGGACAAACACCAACTCAACGCTATTTTGGGCACAAGTACAAGTAGAACAATTAACAACTATACCCTTGCAGGTGGTAGTAGATTTGCAAGTAACGACCTAACTTATCACAAGTTGAGCGGAGCAGCTAACTTAGAAAAGCGTTTAATCGATTCTGATTTCGCTAATAGTAGTCTAGTATCATTCATATCTCGTGTGAACTACGACTACGACAACCGCTACTTTGCTACCTTTACTGCACGCTATGATGGTTCATCTAAGTTTGGTACAGGTCACAAATGGGGCTTAATGCCTTCATTCTCGCTCGCCTGGAACATGGCTGGAGAGCAGTTTATGCAACCTTATAGCTCTTGGCTTAACAAGTTAAAGATACGTGCAGGCTATGGTGTCACAGGTAATCAAGATATTGAAAACTATGCTTATCTAACACTTTATTACCCTCAAATATCTAATGGAGTGGCCTCTTATCGCACAAGTGGACGCCGAGGAACACCTGGAATTACATGGGAAAAGCAACGACAAACGAACTTTGGACTTGATATTGCTATGTGGAATAACCGCCTTAGCATGAGCGTTGATGCCTTCTTCATAACCAACGACGATCTTTTAATGAACCACTCGCTTAACAGAACATCTGGTTATACCAACACTTGGGAGAACATCGGTACCATGACTAACCGTGGTTTGGAATTCACTGTGAATGCAACTCCTATCCAAACTAAAGACTGGCAATGGAATGTTGGTGCGAACTTATCACTCGACCGCAATAAGATTACCCGTCTATATGGTGGCGTTAAGGAGATATTGAACGACACTTATAGAGAAGGAAACATCTTCTTAAACAAACCTTTACACACTATTTATACTTATCGCACAGGCGGAATTGCTAACGAAAGCAACCGCTCTCAATGGGAAGGCGTGAACTATAACGGCAAAACGGTGGCTCTTGGCGACCTATTCCCTGCCGATATCAACAACGATAAGGTGATTGATCAAAAGGATAGAGAGATTGTTGGAACTACAACTCCTAAGTTCTATGGTGGTTTCTCTACTGATATTACTTGGAAAGGCTTAACACTTAACACTGTGTTCAACTATTCTGTTGGAGCAAAAAGAATTAGCTCTTACTACGAAAGCCTTATCAACAGTACTGGTGTAAGCAGTGCTTCAACTGATTTACTCGATCGTTGGACACCTCAAAATACAGGTGCTAAATTCCCAAGAGTAATAGATAATGTTACATTATTCAATAGAGTTTCACCCTCTGACCTTGATTTCTCTATCCAAAATGCGTCATATCTAAGACTCTCAACTCTATCATTGAGTTACCAAGTGCCAAGAAGTATCCTCTCATCTATAAAAGTTAACTCGTTGAAAGTGTACTTCACAGCATCTAATCTCTTCTGCATCACTCCTTATAAAGGCTTCGATCCAGAATTAGGAGATAGCAAATATCCTCCAACAAAGATGTTTGTTTTTGGTCTTAACTTTAGTCTTTAA
- a CDS encoding DEAD/DEAH box helicase: MKTFEMLGISEEIRQAIEELGFEHPTPVQEEVIPYLLGEGNDVIALAQTGTGKTAAYGLPLIQKVNPQQKHTQALILSPTRELCLQISDSLSDFSKYIKGLTVVPVYGGTSIETQIKALKKGTQIIVATPGRLIDLIHRGVAKLENVTNVVLDEADEMLNMGFSESINEILECVPKDRNTLLFSATMSKEIERIARNYLTNHKEIVVGSRNEGAESVNHIYYMVNAKDKYLALKRIVDYYPSIFAIIFCRTKRETQEIADKLIHDGYNAEALHGDLSQQQRDLTMQKFRKHTTQFLVATDVAARGLDVDDLTHVINFGLPDDIESYTHRSGRTGRAGKKGTSISIMHTRERSKMHAIEKVISKAFVEGEIPDAKAICSKQLYKVMDQILKADVNEEEIAPFLSEINRHFEYVDKEDIIKKIVSMEFGKFLEYYANAPIIEKPSRGRGEDRGSKGNRRDGSGQRRSGERRAPRAVESGFKRLFINLGKADGFYPGEIMQFINKNVKGRQQVGHIDLLDKISYIEVPERDANKVMKALSGSIYKNREVRCNDAEEGSNGKKGRSTGGRNAGGDSDNRYEKRSRQRNSNGERRQGGRNSKGYNTERGEELGDWRQFFNEKKVNLRGEEPDFSEDGWARRKPKKK; encoded by the coding sequence TTGAAGACATTTGAAATGTTAGGCATTAGCGAAGAGATTCGCCAAGCCATCGAAGAATTAGGTTTTGAGCATCCAACACCTGTACAAGAAGAAGTTATTCCATATTTATTAGGAGAAGGTAACGATGTTATTGCACTTGCACAAACAGGAACTGGCAAAACAGCAGCATACGGTTTACCACTCATTCAAAAAGTTAATCCACAACAAAAGCACACTCAAGCACTCATATTATCACCTACTCGTGAGCTATGTTTGCAGATTTCTGACAGCTTAAGCGACTTTTCTAAATATATCAAAGGCTTAACTGTGGTGCCTGTTTATGGTGGTACATCTATTGAAACACAAATTAAAGCACTTAAAAAAGGTACTCAAATAATTGTAGCAACACCAGGACGACTCATCGATTTGATTCATCGTGGGGTGGCAAAGCTCGAAAATGTAACCAATGTTGTGCTAGATGAAGCCGATGAAATGTTGAATATGGGTTTCTCTGAAAGCATTAACGAAATTTTAGAGTGTGTTCCTAAAGATAGAAACACTTTGCTTTTCTCGGCTACAATGAGTAAAGAAATAGAGCGAATTGCACGCAATTATCTCACCAACCACAAGGAAATAGTTGTAGGAAGCCGTAACGAAGGAGCCGAAAGTGTTAATCATATCTACTATATGGTGAACGCAAAGGACAAATATCTTGCACTAAAGCGCATCGTAGACTATTATCCAAGCATCTTTGCAATTATCTTCTGTCGCACAAAACGTGAAACTCAAGAGATTGCCGACAAGCTTATTCACGATGGATACAACGCTGAAGCACTGCACGGAGACCTCTCTCAACAACAAAGAGACCTCACTATGCAGAAATTTAGAAAGCATACAACGCAGTTTCTCGTTGCAACCGACGTGGCAGCACGTGGCTTAGACGTTGATGATCTTACACATGTTATCAACTTTGGATTGCCCGATGACATCGAAAGTTACACTCACCGAAGCGGAAGAACAGGTAGAGCAGGTAAGAAAGGTACATCTATTTCGATTATGCACACCCGTGAACGCAGTAAGATGCACGCCATTGAAAAGGTGATTAGCAAAGCTTTCGTTGAAGGAGAAATACCCGATGCAAAGGCAATATGCAGCAAACAGCTTTACAAGGTGATGGACCAAATATTGAAAGCAGACGTGAACGAGGAAGAAATCGCACCTTTCTTGTCGGAAATCAATCGTCACTTTGAATACGTAGACAAAGAAGATATCATCAAAAAGATTGTTAGTATGGAGTTTGGTAAATTCCTTGAATACTATGCTAACGCTCCTATTATCGAGAAACCAAGTAGAGGAAGAGGCGAAGACCGAGGCTCGAAAGGCAACAGAAGAGATGGTAGTGGACAACGAAGAAGTGGCGAACGCCGTGCACCTCGTGCAGTAGAGTCGGGATTTAAGCGTCTTTTCATCAACCTAGGAAAGGCCGATGGCTTCTATCCAGGCGAGATAATGCAATTCATCAACAAAAATGTTAAGGGCAGACAACAAGTTGGTCACATCGATCTTCTCGACAAAATATCTTACATTGAGGTTCCTGAAAGAGACGCAAACAAGGTGATGAAGGCTCTAAGCGGAAGCATTTACAAGAATAGAGAGGTTCGTTGTAACGACGCAGAAGAAGGATCTAACGGCAAAAAAGGACGCTCAACTGGTGGCAGAAATGCAGGTGGCGACTCGGACAATAGATACGAAAAACGCTCAAGACAACGCAATTCAAATGGCGAAAGACGTCAAGGCGGAAGAAACTCTAAAGGTTATAACACTGAAAGAGGCGAAGAATTGGGCGACTGGCGTCAGTTCTTTAACGAGAAAAAGGTGAACCTAAGAGGTGAAGAACCAGACTTTAGCGAGGATGGTTGGGCACGTCGTAAACCTAAAAAGAAATAA
- the dusB gene encoding tRNA dihydrouridine synthase DusB, with protein sequence MKIRNIDLGEKPLFLAPMEDVTDIGFRMLCKRFGAAMVYTEFVSAEALVRNIKSTINKLSIADSERPVGIQIYGRDVESMVEAAKIVEQVSPDVIDLNFGCPVKKVASKGAGSGMLRNIPLMLDITREVVKAVKTPVTVKTRLGWDSENLVITTLAEQLQDCGIEALTIHGRTRAQMYTGNADWSLIKEVKDNPRIHIPIIGNGDITTAEEAKMAFEQYGVDAVMVGRATFGRPWVFKEMNELIQGIDGTNTALTIDDKIDILKEQLEINVEKIDEYRGILHTRRHLASSPIFKGIPDFKQTRIAMLRANTVNELNSILEDCRVRLKSIAPIE encoded by the coding sequence ATGAAGATAAGAAATATAGACCTTGGCGAGAAACCTTTGTTCCTTGCGCCAATGGAAGACGTAACAGATATAGGCTTTCGAATGCTTTGTAAGCGTTTCGGAGCAGCGATGGTATATACCGAATTCGTTAGTGCTGAAGCATTAGTGCGCAACATAAAATCTACCATCAACAAGCTTTCTATTGCAGATAGCGAACGACCTGTGGGCATTCAGATATATGGTCGTGATGTAGAATCGATGGTAGAGGCGGCCAAAATCGTTGAACAGGTGTCGCCAGATGTTATCGATTTGAACTTTGGTTGCCCTGTTAAGAAGGTGGCAAGCAAAGGAGCTGGATCGGGAATGTTGCGCAATATACCCCTTATGTTAGACATTACGAGAGAGGTTGTCAAAGCAGTTAAAACGCCTGTAACGGTAAAAACCCGCCTAGGTTGGGACAGCGAGAACTTGGTTATCACAACTCTTGCCGAACAATTACAAGATTGTGGTATCGAAGCCCTAACCATTCACGGCCGAACAAGGGCGCAAATGTACACGGGAAATGCCGACTGGTCGCTTATAAAAGAGGTGAAAGACAATCCCAGAATTCATATCCCTATCATCGGAAATGGTGACATCACCACTGCCGAAGAGGCGAAAATGGCTTTCGAACAATATGGCGTTGACGCTGTAATGGTGGGTAGAGCTACCTTTGGACGCCCATGGGTGTTTAAGGAAATGAATGAGTTGATTCAAGGAATTGATGGCACGAACACGGCTCTTACTATCGACGACAAAATCGATATCTTAAAAGAACAACTCGAAATAAATGTCGAAAAGATCGACGAATATCGTGGAATACTTCACACTCGACGTCATCTTGCATCAAGTCCGATATTCAAAGGCATTCCAGACTTTAAGCAAACCCGCATCGCTATGCTAAGAGCTAACACTGTAAACGAGCTTAACTCGATATTAGAAGACTGCCGTGTGCGCCTAAAAAGCATCGCACCAATAGAATAA
- the dprA gene encoding DNA-processing protein DprA, translating to MKATPQEIINAIAVSKMGFYKLSETLEILQKLGSATAIIEHRNNIKDVLPDASDKLIETLKNADRVLIQAEQEFSWAQNNGVEVLCWGDERYPQRLKECVDAPLTLFYKGSANLNKQRIISIVGTRKCTHYGQDLIKHLIMELQRLCPDVLIVSGLAYGVDINAHRMALDYHFETVGVLAHGLDYLYPHAHKETALQMLSHGGLLTEYCTNTKADKMNFVRRNRIVAGMCDACILVESALKGGGLITAGIAKDYSRDVFAFPGAVGAPYSEGCNALIAQNGAALITSANDLVVNMNWENISLLNKAKEKGIERELFPTLNADEQKVVDILKKHNNLQINILLAQTDLSIGKLSAVLFELEMKGIVRAMAGGSYHLLML from the coding sequence ATGAAAGCTACACCTCAAGAAATAATCAACGCCATAGCAGTGAGCAAGATGGGCTTTTACAAGCTGTCTGAAACGCTCGAAATACTACAAAAACTGGGCTCGGCAACTGCCATCATAGAACATCGAAACAATATAAAAGATGTGCTCCCCGATGCCTCGGACAAACTGATTGAAACGCTTAAAAATGCTGATCGTGTCTTAATTCAAGCCGAGCAAGAATTCTCTTGGGCGCAAAACAATGGTGTAGAGGTGCTTTGCTGGGGCGACGAACGATATCCACAACGATTAAAAGAATGCGTAGATGCACCATTAACCCTTTTCTATAAAGGATCGGCAAACCTCAATAAGCAACGCATTATATCGATTGTGGGAACAAGAAAATGCACGCATTATGGGCAAGACCTCATTAAACATCTAATAATGGAATTGCAAAGGCTCTGTCCCGACGTGCTTATTGTGAGCGGTTTGGCTTATGGTGTAGACATCAATGCACATCGCATGGCTCTCGATTATCATTTTGAAACGGTTGGAGTGTTGGCTCATGGACTCGATTACCTATACCCTCACGCTCATAAAGAAACGGCATTGCAAATGCTTTCGCATGGAGGATTGCTCACAGAGTATTGCACCAACACGAAAGCCGACAAGATGAATTTTGTGAGAAGAAATCGAATTGTGGCTGGAATGTGCGATGCTTGTATCTTAGTGGAGAGTGCTTTGAAGGGCGGAGGCTTGATAACTGCAGGTATTGCGAAGGACTATTCGAGAGATGTTTTTGCCTTTCCTGGGGCAGTAGGTGCCCCTTATAGCGAAGGGTGCAACGCTCTTATTGCTCAAAATGGGGCGGCTCTCATCACTTCGGCTAACGACTTGGTGGTAAATATGAATTGGGAGAACATCTCATTGCTCAACAAAGCAAAAGAAAAAGGTATTGAACGAGAATTGTTTCCCACACTCAATGCCGACGAACAAAAGGTGGTTGACATTCTAAAAAAACACAACAACCTACAAATAAATATACTCCTTGCACAAACAGACCTATCCATTGGTAAACTATCGGCAGTGCTCTTCGAACTAGAAATGAAAGGTATTGTGAGGGCAATGGCAGGCGGAAGCTATCATTTATTAATGTTATAG
- a CDS encoding thioesterase family protein, whose product MEYVFTMKMSVRDYECDLQGIVNNANYLHYIEHTRHEFLKHAGANFTELHNNGIDAVVARMNLQYKTPLRSNDTFESCLNLTKEGIRYTFHQDIYNATTRQLCFRASVDVACIINNRLGRSEELDAILEPFLLKKT is encoded by the coding sequence ATGGAATATGTATTTACAATGAAGATGAGCGTTCGTGACTATGAATGCGACTTGCAGGGTATTGTGAACAATGCTAACTATCTTCACTACATAGAACACACACGACACGAATTCTTAAAACATGCTGGTGCAAACTTTACAGAGCTTCATAACAATGGAATCGATGCTGTTGTGGCTCGCATGAACCTACAATATAAAACACCATTGCGCAGCAACGACACTTTCGAATCGTGCCTCAACCTCACTAAAGAGGGTATTCGTTACACTTTTCATCAAGACATTTACAATGCCACTACACGACAATTGTGCTTTAGAGCCAGTGTAGACGTGGCTTGCATCATTAACAATCGTCTTGGAAGGAGTGAGGAATTAGATGCTATTCTTGAGCCGTTCTTGCTCAAAAAAACATAA
- a CDS encoding DUF2851 family protein, with amino-acid sequence MEQLLHYIWKNKLFSLSKFVTTEGKNVEIIDQGRYNTNAGPDFFNAKIRIDNTEWVGNVEIHCKASEWFLHHHDTDERYDNVILHVCAEIDTTAITSKGRQLEQIKLTIPPQIETSYQKLIKPNTQQPPCYLHAANMPKIKQRAWLCALQTERLERKTKAIFERLDKCNSSWEQVFFVTLARNFGFGINNNAFEEWAFNVPLHAIDHHRDDLLQVEALFLGLAGLLDKSQMNEVQSQKIANDPYFTRLEQEYNYLSHKFSLSSMRASQWRFLRLRPQNFPHLRIAQLASLYHLRQIGWRAILENKDIVSIQKMFCFETSNYWQHHYTFGTHSKKTSKQLTKGSIELIIINTIVPLLFAYGKYSNKAQLCNDAIELWEQLQPEQNHIITHWEKSGFKIESAGDTQALLQLNNEYCTKKDCLRCRFGFDFLRSCTTSNNK; translated from the coding sequence ATGGAACAACTGCTACACTACATTTGGAAAAACAAACTATTTTCGCTCTCAAAGTTCGTTACAACAGAGGGCAAAAACGTTGAAATAATCGATCAAGGGAGGTATAACACTAACGCTGGTCCCGACTTTTTCAATGCGAAAATACGAATCGACAACACCGAATGGGTGGGCAATGTAGAGATTCATTGCAAGGCTTCAGAATGGTTTTTGCATCATCACGACACCGATGAACGCTACGATAACGTCATTCTTCATGTATGTGCAGAGATTGACACCACTGCCATAACGAGCAAAGGACGACAATTAGAACAAATAAAGCTTACCATTCCGCCTCAAATAGAGACCTCTTATCAAAAGTTAATCAAGCCCAACACACAGCAACCGCCATGCTATCTGCATGCTGCCAACATGCCTAAAATTAAGCAAAGAGCGTGGCTTTGCGCATTGCAAACTGAGCGATTGGAACGCAAAACAAAGGCTATTTTTGAACGACTCGACAAGTGTAACAGCTCGTGGGAGCAGGTTTTCTTCGTAACCCTTGCACGAAATTTCGGCTTTGGAATCAACAATAACGCCTTCGAAGAATGGGCTTTCAATGTGCCATTGCACGCAATAGATCACCATCGAGACGACTTGTTGCAGGTTGAGGCATTGTTTTTAGGACTTGCGGGCTTGTTAGATAAAAGTCAGATGAATGAAGTTCAGAGCCAAAAGATAGCAAACGACCCTTATTTCACAAGACTCGAGCAAGAGTATAACTATCTTTCGCACAAGTTTTCTCTGTCTTCTATGAGGGCTTCGCAGTGGAGATTTTTACGTCTTCGACCACAAAATTTCCCCCATCTACGCATCGCTCAGCTAGCAAGTCTATATCATCTGCGACAAATAGGTTGGCGAGCCATTCTCGAAAACAAAGACATTGTCTCTATTCAAAAGATGTTTTGCTTTGAAACAAGCAACTATTGGCAACATCACTACACGTTCGGAACACACTCGAAAAAGACTTCTAAACAGCTAACAAAAGGCTCGATAGAACTTATTATCATCAACACCATCGTGCCTTTGCTGTTCGCTTATGGCAAATATAGCAACAAAGCGCAGTTGTGCAACGATGCAATTGAATTGTGGGAACAGCTTCAACCAGAACAAAACCACATCATTACGCACTGGGAAAAAAGTGGTTTTAAGATCGAATCGGCAGGCGATACTCAGGCTCTTCTTCAGCTAAACAACGAGTATTGCACAAAGAAAGACTGCTTGAGATGCCGTTTTGGATTCGATTTTTTGCGCTCTTGCACGACAAGCAACAATAAGTGA